CAATCTATCTTGGTGAATTGAGTGGGGTCATAAGTCCGGCAAGCAGTGCCTATATACTCCGTGCCATTACGATTGCTGAGGAAAAAAATGCAGAGTGTCTCATTATAAAACTTGATACACCGGGTGGACTTGATGAATCAATGAGGGAAATAACAAAGAGAATTTTAAATGCGAAAATTCCTGTCGTTATATATGTTGCACCCAAGGGGGCAAGGGCTGCATCTGCGGGCGTATTTATTTTATACTCAAGCCATATTGCCGCAATGGCACCGGGAACAAATGTTGGTGCTGCCCATCCCGTGGGAATGGGAGGAGAAAAAGTTGATAGTGTTATGTCAAATAAGGTGACAAACGATGCTGTGGCATATCTACAATCTCTGGCAAAGGCAAGAAATCGCAATGTCCAGTGGGCTGAAAAGGCAGTGCGCGAAAGTGCCTCAATTGATGATGAGACCGCATTGAAGATTGGTGTCTGTGAAATCATTGCAGAAAACGAAGAAGAATTGATTAAGAAACTTGATGGCAGAGAGATTAAAATCCATGAACAAACAAAAAAATTGGATACAAAATCTTCCCCGTCCAAAAAACTTTCCATGACCTTAAGAGAAAAATTGCTTTTGATACTGACAAATCCAAATATTGCATATATTTTATTATTGCTTGGAATATACGGTTTATTTTTTGAACTTCAGAACCCGGGAATGATTTTTCCAGGCGTTGTTGGTGGCATATGTTTAATCCTCGGATTCTACGCCTTACATCTTTTGCCCGTTAATTATGCAGGTCTGGCATTGATTATATTGAGTGCAATCTTTTTCATCCTTGAAATTTATGTAACATCACATGGATTATTGAGCGTTGGTGGTGTTGTATCACTGATAATTGGTTCTTTGATTCTTTTTGAAAGTGACCTGCCGTTTTTAAGGGTATCCTGGGAGGTGATAATGGTCGTTGTCATTATTATTGTCATTTTTGTAGGTATTTTGTTGTTTATGGGAATTAAAGCTCAATTCAGAAGACCATCCGCCGGCAAAGAAGGACTTGTTGGTGAAATAGGTATTGCCAGAACTGATATTGATGAAAAAGGAGGAACTGCATTTGTCCATGGTGAATGGTGGAATGCAGTGAGCGATAAACCAATAAAAAGGGGAGCAAAAATAAGAGTTCTAAACTCTGAGGGGATGGTGTTAAAGGTTGAAGAGATTTGATAATTTTCTGTCTTTTAAATATCTTTGAAAATTTTCTCTTTCCGGATTGTGCCCTGAATAACCCAAAATTCAATCCTGCGGATTTTATTGAACCGAAAGTATTTATATCATTTGGTGGTGATGAAAAATTTGGAATCAATGAGTTACACACCTGGAATGCTGACCTGCAAATCAGACCATTCAGGTTGAGGCTGAAAACATTAGGTAATGAACTATATCGAGAGAATGCATTAGAACTTTCGGGTGGATTCCTTATCTATAAAACATTGACGGGCGGTATCTCCATCGGTCTTTTAAACAACTGGATAAAAGAATATACAAATCGTTTTACATATACAATAAAATTGGGCAGCGTTTATTATCTTTCTAATTTTAAATTTGATTTTTGTCTTAATAATATAAATTATCCAAAATTTTCTGAAGTTGATTATTTGCCGGTGACTTATGTTTTTGGCTCAAATTACTTTTTAAATAAAGAATTTAAACCGTATTTTTACATAATGGGCAAAGAGAAAGAAAAACCATTTTTAAAACCCGGATTATTTATAATGCCAGTAAAGAATTTTGAATGTTTCACTGGATTGAGTACGGAAAATTTTCTTTTTGAATTCGGTTTAAGAATTCATCTTGGTAGAATCATTCTTGATTATGCGGGAACGAGCCATCGCCAGTTGGGTCTGTCCCATTCTTTTTTTGTTAATTTTTTTTGATGTTCGCCTTAATTTTTTTGTTATTTCACACTTTAAATCAGGACTTATTTGAAACCGAACAGGAAAAAGATTTTGAAACGATATTATTCGAATTAGAAAATTTAAAAAATAATCCAGTTGACCTTAATACGGCAGACTTAAGGGAATTATCAAAAATTCCATTTTTAAAACCTGCTGATTGTTTAAAGATTATTGGATACAGGGAGAAATTCGGAAGTTTTGAGACAGTTGATGGTCTGCTCAAGATAAAAGGGTTTGATAGAGAATTTGTTGAGTTGATAAGACCCTATCTAACAGTAAAGACTAAACCTTTTAAATGGCAGGCTGTGCAGAATAGATTGAGGCTCCAAAAGGAATTAGATAAAGTTGGTAGCGAAGAGTATTATACAAAAAACATATTTGCTATGCAGGATTACAAGATTTTTATTGTCACAGAAAAAGACCCTTATGAATCTTCTTTTCTTGATTACTACAGCGCGGGCGTTCTGATTGATGAAGGCAAAAGAAAATTTGCCCTGGGGAATTACAACCTTGATTTTGGTTCAGGTATCATTCTTTCTTCAACCGGCACATTCTTTCAGGGGACTGACTTTAGATTACTAACCCGGGAGCGGGGTATAACACCCTATACTTCAACAATGGAAAATGGTGGATTTTTTGGTGCTGCGCTGACTGATACTCTATTCATTAATTATGCGCTTTTCTATTCAAATCAAAAACTTGATGGCAGGATTGATACTTCAGGATATGCAAGGTCTTTTGATCCCTCAGGAAACCACACTGATTCAGCATCAAATGCACACAAGGACCGCATCCGCGAAGAGATATTTGGCTATAATATACGCTATATAAAAGATAAAATTCTGTTAGGACAGACCACATACTGGTCTGATTATGAACCGTCATTTGTATGTTCTGATTCCACAATTGGTTTTTATGGTAAAAATTATTTTATGACTGGTTTTAATCTGAATTATTATGCAGATAGATTTATTCTTTTCGCGGAATTTGCAAGGTCGTTCCAGAATCGCCTGGGCAGTATTTTTGGCTGGGTAGGACTTTTACCCTATAATTTTGAATTCAATATTGCGGGCAAATATTTCAATCCTGGATACTATGCACCAAAGGGTGCTGAGGCAGATAAAGATTACATTGGCTTATATTTCGATTTAAATAATAATTCGCCCATAGTTCATGCAGGAACGACCGTTAATATTTATACCAACAACCAGGCAGATACAAATAGATATGATTTGAAATTTAATCTTGGTAAAAAAATAGGCTTTACCGATANNNNNNNNNNCGCGTATTTTTTTGCGGTTCAAGATAAAAAGATTTTTATATTTTGATTTGAGACTTGAGGAAAAATATGATTATAGAGATTCATTAAAAAGGGGAATATTTGATGGGGTAGAGTTGGGAATTGATACGAGATTTGTTGATGCGAAATGCAGATATGGTCTATTTGATACAGATTCTTATTCAACCCGTATTTATGTTTATGAACCTGATTTACCCGGAATTATTAACAATAGAATGGTTTATGGAAAAGGAAGGCATGGATTTATTTATTGTTCAATTAAGCCTACAAAGAATATTAGCATAACAATGAAATTTACCCTTCTGGAAAAAATTTCTACAAAAAAAGAGCTCGGTATTCAATTAGATACAAAATTTTAAATCTGATTTTCGTAAACTTGACTATTTAGATTTTTTTTATATAATTAAATATTCATTTTCGGATTTCAATAAACGAAGCTATTAAGTTTTGATAAGGAGGTGTAATGATTGAAGTCAGAGATTTATCCAAACATTTTGGTTCAACAAGGGCTGTGGATAATATTTCTTTCAATATTGGAAAAGGCGAGATCGTTGCATTTCTTGGACCGAATGGTGCCGGAAAGACAACGACAATGAGGATGCTCACAGGTTATCTAATACCGACCAGTGGTAAATGCCTGATTAATGGAATTGATGTGAACGAAGAGCCGATAAAGACAAAAGAGTTGATTGGCTATCTACCTGAAGATAATCCGCTGTATCCTGATATGAAGGTCTATGAGTATCTTGAATTTATCGGTGAGATAAGACACATTGAGAACCTGAGGAATCGGGTAAACGAAGTGGCGGAGATCTGCGGCATCACTGAAGTATTGAATAAAAATATTGGCACTCTTTCTCGTGGTTATCGCCAAAGGGTGGGAGTTGCCCAGGCAATAATTCATAACCCCGATATCTTAATACTTGATGAACCAACCGAAGGTCTTGATCCAAACCAGGTAGTTGAATTACGAAATCTTATA
This region of candidate division WOR-3 bacterium genomic DNA includes:
- a CDS encoding ATP-binding cassette domain-containing protein → MIEVRDLSKHFGSTRAVDNISFNIGKGEIVAFLGPNGAGKTTTMRMLTGYLIPTSGKCLINGIDVNEEPIKTKELIGYLPEDNPLYPDMKVYEYLEFIGEIRHIENLRNRVNEVAEICGITEVLNKNIGTLSRGYRQRVGVAQAIIHNPDILILDEPTEGLDPNQVVELRNLIKELGKEKTVMLSTHILSEAEATCERVLIINRGKLVADGNKNEIRTMAKGGETITLELIAKQSPLKDLKRIAEIKEINEKKVEDNLYQYEIISEKDIRETIFDTAVNKGWKILDLHRKATSLEDIFRELTKEEQ
- a CDS encoding helix-hairpin-helix domain-containing protein; translation: MFALIFLLFHTLNQDLFETEQEKDFETILFELENLKNNPVDLNTADLRELSKIPFLKPADCLKIIGYREKFGSFETVDGLLKIKGFDREFVELIRPYLTVKTKPFKWQAVQNRLRLQKELDKVGSEEYYTKNIFAMQDYKIFIVTEKDPYESSFLDYYSAGVLIDEGKRKFALGNYNLDFGSGIILSSTGTFFQGTDFRLLTRERGITPYTSTMENGGFFGAALTDTLFINYALFYSNQKLDGRIDTSGYARSFDPSGNHTDSASNAHKDRIREEIFGYNIRYIKDKILLGQTTYWSDYEPSFVCSDSTIGFYGKNYFMTGFNLNYYADRFILFAEFARSFQNRLGSIFGWVGLLPYNFEFNIAGKYFNPGYYAPKGAEADKDYIGLYFDLNNNSPIVHAGTTVNIYTNNQADTNRYDLKFNLGKKIGFTD
- a CDS encoding nodulation protein NfeD, which produces MAILFSLVILQTNTIYLGELSGVISPASSAYILRAITIAEEKNAECLIIKLDTPGGLDESMREITKRILNAKIPVVIYVAPKGARAASAGVFILYSSHIAAMAPGTNVGAAHPVGMGGEKVDSVMSNKVTNDAVAYLQSLAKARNRNVQWAEKAVRESASIDDETALKIGVCEIIAENEEELIKKLDGREIKIHEQTKKLDTKSSPSKKLSMTLREKLLLILTNPNIAYILLLLGIYGLFFELQNPGMIFPGVVGGICLILGFYALHLLPVNYAGLALIILSAIFFILEIYVTSHGLLSVGGVVSLIIGSLILFESDLPFLRVSWEVIMVVVIIIVIFVGILLFMGIKAQFRRPSAGKEGLVGEIGIARTDIDEKGGTAFVHGEWWNAVSDKPIKRGAKIRVLNSEGMVLKVEEI